CGAAAAACAAAATGAGCGCCCCACAGAAGGCGTTGATCATGACACCGGAGAGCAGCAAGGTATCCCGGCGTAAACCGCCGCGCCCGGAAGCAAGAAGCAACACGAAGGTCAGGGACAAAGCACTGGAAACAAAAGCCATGGCACTTACACCCGGGAAAAGGGAAAGCCCCATGAGGATCCCCGCAATGGCCCCAACGGCCGCACCTCCGGATGTGCCAAGAATATAGGGTTCCGCCAGAGGATTCCGCAGAAGGGCTTGAAACACGAGACCACCAAGGGCCAAAGCCGCTCCTGTTTCCAAGGCCATCCAAACCCTGGGCCAACGCAGTTGCCAGAGAATGGTCCACATGGTGGCATCCACAGCGTCTTTGCCTTGAAAGGATCGAAAAACGGCCGCAAAATCGATCCCTGAGGATCCAACGGCTAAGCCAAAGATCATAGCTCCAGCCAAAACCAAGGCGCAAAGGACCGTCACAATCAGCATACGGGTCGGTGTGACCACAGGAGTGGGCCTATCTTGCTGATGGGAGGTCATGGAAAAGTTCCGGATGAAGAATTTTCGCCAGCAGTTCCAACCCTTCTACCAACCTAGGACCAGGCCGATCAAAAAGATCAGACGGCACCAGAGACACACGGTTCATGGCCGCCGCCGGTATGCCTCGCCATTGCAGCCACTGTTCACGCACCTGTTCGAAGACCTGCTCCCGTTCCATGGACGAGACAATAATGAAATCCGGCCGTAATCTCATGACCTGCTCCAGAG
Above is a genomic segment from Desulfosoma sp. containing:
- a CDS encoding iron ABC transporter permease — translated: MTSHQQDRPTPVVTPTRMLIVTVLCALVLAGAMIFGLAVGSSGIDFAAVFRSFQGKDAVDATMWTILWQLRWPRVWMALETGAALALGGLVFQALLRNPLAEPYILGTSGGAAVGAIAGILMGLSLFPGVSAMAFVSSALSLTFVLLLASGRGGLRRDTLLLSGVMINAFCGALILFFVSTTQDARLHSILFWLMGDLSRAEMSAVYGLGVVLVICSMILFAMARPMNVMLMGRETAEALGVPVKRTRLFLLAVCTIMVSAAVCATGLLGFVGLAVPHALRLLFGPDHRVLVPACFFGGGAYLILCDTLARWIPKHGEMPAGVITALIGAPLFILLLRRAMR